One genomic window of Trichlorobacter lovleyi includes the following:
- a CDS encoding DUF2339 domain-containing protein yields MALLSICIGIIAGGMLFQFAGAVSGGIIGWFYYSLHLLHTRQNEQQQELAWLRSRLSAHLRDDPDLTRPEPDQAPKPEPAVIVTPAPLVRPMPTQPAWQQEQPAPKTTVDLTAKTEPAYTFKYTPAPETSAEPSALENVLKTIFNGENLLVKLGVLILFCGIAFLVKYAAQHGMFPLELRLLSAAAGGVVLLATGWQLRTKRAEYALALQGGGIGILYLVSYAAFRLYALIPAVPSFALLVAISGLCATLALLQESRTMALFGIIGGFAAPFLASVGIGDPAVLFGYYTVLNIVVIGIAWFRSWRSINLTGFIATFLLSAIWGANYYKPAYFSSVEPFLILFFLIYLGVALLFSLRQPPDLRGISDATLVFGTPLAGFALQSALVSDYRYGMAWSALVAGLCYLACCRLLWKRDQQLRPLAESFLALAGILLSLSIPLAFDGRWTSAAWALEGATMVWLGFRTERRLVRASGYLLQLLSGLAFVIAMDRSAGPLALLNSLYLGCLLLSLSGLYSAFLLYRNNQQRQEWEQPLEYLLIAWGLCWWSGGALYELDRHLQKEFLDGAQLLCAALSALLIRLSARKLQWQNFSWTSLILVVLMPAAAVAWFPAHPLAHGGWFAWPVAFSTSWWLLYSHDQLLPATFKPYPHALLAWLLALVGSLELGWQVRFAMLQQGSWLEISQVVMPVSLLGLLVIGNRTGLWPFRQERTTYLGIIALPLAVWSLGWVVVSSLTCVGDSSPLPWLPLLNQFDLTILAAIAMPLIWLRSLYAEHEFQALLHELQPSITALFSAVAFVWLNSILARSLHYWGEVPFTAHGMLHSPLAQASFSICWSLLALLATLYAVRHAHRRIWICGAALLGVVVAKLFMVDLAGHGTVARIVSFVAVGLLLLVIGWFAPVPPKKE; encoded by the coding sequence ATGGCACTCTTGAGTATCTGCATCGGCATCATTGCAGGCGGCATGCTGTTTCAGTTTGCCGGAGCGGTTTCAGGCGGAATTATCGGCTGGTTCTACTACAGCCTGCACCTGCTGCACACACGCCAGAACGAGCAGCAACAAGAGCTGGCATGGCTGAGATCACGATTGTCCGCACATCTGCGGGATGATCCTGACCTGACAAGACCTGAACCGGATCAGGCACCCAAGCCGGAGCCTGCAGTCATTGTCACCCCGGCCCCGCTGGTCCGGCCAATGCCGACCCAACCGGCGTGGCAGCAAGAGCAACCGGCACCGAAAACGACCGTAGATCTGACCGCTAAAACCGAGCCTGCCTATACCTTTAAATACACCCCTGCGCCGGAAACTTCAGCCGAACCATCAGCACTGGAAAACGTTCTGAAAACCATCTTTAACGGTGAAAACCTGCTGGTGAAGCTGGGGGTGCTGATCCTTTTCTGCGGCATCGCCTTTCTGGTCAAATATGCAGCCCAGCACGGCATGTTCCCCCTGGAACTGCGCCTGCTCAGCGCTGCTGCCGGAGGCGTCGTCCTGCTGGCAACCGGCTGGCAGTTGCGCACAAAACGGGCTGAGTATGCCCTGGCGCTGCAGGGTGGCGGTATCGGCATTCTCTATCTGGTCAGCTATGCAGCCTTCAGACTGTATGCGTTAATCCCCGCGGTGCCTTCCTTTGCGCTACTGGTGGCCATCTCCGGTCTGTGTGCTACGCTGGCACTGCTGCAGGAATCACGCACCATGGCCCTGTTCGGCATAATCGGCGGCTTTGCGGCCCCGTTTCTGGCCTCGGTGGGCATCGGTGATCCGGCGGTGTTGTTCGGCTATTACACCGTACTCAACATTGTGGTGATCGGCATCGCCTGGTTCCGTTCGTGGCGCTCCATCAACCTGACCGGTTTTATTGCCACTTTCCTGCTCAGCGCTATCTGGGGAGCAAACTACTACAAACCTGCGTATTTCAGTTCTGTAGAGCCGTTCCTGATCCTGTTTTTCCTGATCTACCTGGGGGTTGCCCTGTTGTTCTCACTGCGGCAACCGCCTGATCTGCGCGGCATCTCCGACGCGACCCTGGTGTTCGGCACACCACTGGCTGGCTTTGCCCTGCAATCGGCGTTGGTCAGCGACTATCGCTACGGCATGGCCTGGAGCGCCCTGGTGGCCGGGCTCTGCTACCTGGCCTGCTGCCGTCTGCTCTGGAAGCGCGACCAACAGCTGCGCCCGCTGGCCGAATCATTTCTGGCACTGGCCGGCATACTGCTCAGCCTGAGCATACCGCTGGCCTTTGATGGCCGCTGGACCTCCGCGGCCTGGGCGCTGGAAGGAGCCACCATGGTCTGGCTGGGGTTCAGGACAGAACGCCGCCTGGTTCGGGCCAGCGGTTATCTGCTGCAGCTTTTGTCCGGACTGGCCTTTGTCATTGCCATGGACCGCAGCGCAGGACCCCTGGCACTGCTGAACAGCCTCTATCTGGGCTGCCTGCTGCTCAGTCTGTCCGGCCTGTACAGTGCGTTCCTGCTGTACCGCAACAACCAGCAGCGCCAGGAGTGGGAGCAGCCGCTTGAGTACCTGCTGATCGCCTGGGGGCTCTGCTGGTGGTCCGGCGGCGCCCTGTATGAACTGGATCGGCATCTGCAGAAAGAGTTTTTGGATGGTGCCCAGCTGCTGTGTGCCGCCCTGTCAGCCCTGCTGATCCGTCTTTCTGCACGCAAACTGCAGTGGCAGAACTTCAGCTGGACCAGCCTGATCCTGGTCGTGCTGATGCCTGCAGCCGCAGTGGCCTGGTTCCCTGCCCATCCCCTGGCCCATGGCGGCTGGTTTGCCTGGCCGGTCGCCTTTAGCACAAGCTGGTGGCTGCTGTACTCCCATGATCAGTTGCTACCGGCAACGTTTAAACCGTATCCCCATGCCCTGCTGGCCTGGCTGCTGGCACTAGTGGGCAGCCTTGAGCTTGGCTGGCAGGTACGCTTTGCCATGCTGCAGCAGGGCAGCTGGCTGGAAATCAGTCAGGTGGTGATGCCGGTCAGTCTGCTCGGGCTGTTGGTGATCGGCAATCGAACCGGTCTCTGGCCCTTCCGGCAGGAGCGGACTACCTATCTGGGGATCATCGCCCTGCCCCTTGCGGTCTGGTCTCTGGGCTGGGTGGTGGTCAGCTCCCTGACCTGCGTTGGCGACAGCAGCCCGCTGCCCTGGCTGCCGCTGCTGAACCAGTTTGACCTGACCATCCTGGCTGCCATTGCCATGCCGTTGATCTGGCTGCGCAGCCTGTATGCAGAGCATGAATTCCAAGCGTTATTGCATGAACTGCAGCCTTCAATCACGGCCCTGTTCAGCGCTGTTGCCTTTGTCTGGCTGAACAGTATCCTGGCCCGCAGCCTGCACTACTGGGGCGAGGTACCGTTCACAGCCCACGGCATGCTGCACTCGCCCCTGGCCCAGGCATCCTTCTCCATCTGCTGGAGCCTGCTGGCGCTGCTTGCCACCCTGTATGCGGTCCGGCATGCCCACCGCCGGATCTGGATCTGCGGGGCCGCCCTGCTGGGGGTTGTGGTTGCCAAGCTGTTTATGGTAGATCTTGCAGGTCATGGCACCGTGGCCAGGATCGTATCATTTGTTGCCGTGGGACTGTTGCTGCTGGTGATCGGCTGGTTCGCACCGGTACCACCCAAAAAAGAATAA
- a CDS encoding YiiX/YebB-like N1pC/P60 family cysteine hydrolase, translated as MPSMFTRILHLSLAGLLFVTAQQAQAVSTDELQGQLSSASTATLPAQCRDHLLKAHGVTRQQVNAGLNQELARFRTLAEQALMLRAETISVGRRIKTQLEQKKPLSGDDLEIMNIGITEHLKLRKELMEVAESHECWLDGTEQEWQSRGVSPETRLNGVMMSLASAFLLYDNYLLSVSLFEGDAKLRRLLNEADPGYAVQSAALAKVTLSYNSINNRSRARKAIKFYEQEAKRFNRTVDANPETAYINLLIKQSPSYSMVRTWSPFYVVGRKIGFLGGVTEDTLSGLERHGVSLFSMVFGNAVGLVETRKGKLYRKPPVREQLQETLQAGDVLLEKTPFRLTDKLIPGYWGHAAVWIGTERELRNLGIWDNPLVKRYHDQIHQGRGVVEALRSGVEINPLEQFMNIDSIGVLRKQNISRDDRIRVILQSLRQVGKPYDFNFDVESKERVYCSKLVYLTYSGVEWPTKKSLGRTTFTPDDVANRALAGDFRLVLFYHNGKQVQQTPLERMASLMEQPVRPAVR; from the coding sequence ATGCCGTCAATGTTCACCAGAATCCTGCACCTGTCACTGGCCGGCCTGCTGTTCGTCACTGCACAGCAGGCGCAGGCCGTTTCCACAGACGAACTCCAAGGGCAGCTGTCCTCTGCATCCACCGCAACACTGCCTGCCCAGTGCCGGGATCACCTGCTGAAGGCCCATGGCGTTACCAGACAGCAGGTGAATGCAGGACTGAATCAGGAGCTGGCCCGTTTTCGCACCCTGGCAGAGCAGGCCTTGATGCTGCGGGCCGAAACCATCTCGGTGGGCAGACGGATCAAGACCCAGCTGGAGCAGAAAAAACCGCTCTCCGGCGACGATCTGGAGATCATGAACATCGGTATTACCGAACACCTGAAGCTGCGCAAGGAGCTGATGGAGGTTGCCGAATCCCACGAATGCTGGCTGGATGGGACCGAGCAGGAATGGCAGAGCCGGGGGGTATCGCCGGAGACACGGCTGAACGGGGTGATGATGTCGCTTGCATCCGCCTTTTTGCTGTATGACAACTATCTGCTGTCGGTCTCGCTGTTTGAAGGGGATGCCAAACTGCGCCGCCTGCTGAATGAGGCTGATCCCGGCTATGCGGTGCAGAGCGCCGCCCTGGCCAAGGTAACCCTCTCCTACAACTCCATCAACAACCGCAGCCGGGCCCGCAAGGCGATCAAATTCTACGAGCAGGAGGCAAAGCGATTCAACCGGACCGTGGATGCCAACCCGGAAACCGCCTACATCAATCTGCTGATCAAGCAGAGTCCTTCCTATTCCATGGTGCGCACCTGGTCGCCGTTTTACGTGGTGGGCCGCAAGATCGGCTTTCTGGGCGGCGTGACCGAAGACACCCTTTCCGGGTTGGAGCGGCACGGTGTCAGCCTGTTCAGCATGGTCTTCGGCAATGCCGTCGGGCTGGTGGAAACCCGCAAGGGCAAGCTGTACCGTAAACCGCCGGTCAGGGAACAACTGCAGGAAACCCTGCAGGCCGGTGATGTGCTGCTGGAAAAGACCCCCTTTCGCCTGACCGACAAACTGATTCCCGGCTACTGGGGGCATGCGGCGGTCTGGATCGGCACAGAAAGGGAGTTGCGCAACCTTGGCATCTGGGACAACCCGCTGGTCAAACGCTACCATGACCAGATCCATCAGGGGCGTGGCGTGGTTGAGGCGCTCCGTTCCGGGGTGGAGATAAACCCGCTGGAGCAGTTTATGAACATTGACAGCATCGGGGTCTTACGCAAACAGAACATCAGCAGGGATGACCGGATCAGGGTCATTCTGCAGTCCCTACGGCAGGTGGGCAAACCGTATGACTTCAATTTTGATGTGGAATCAAAGGAGCGGGTCTACTGCTCAAAGCTGGTCTACCTGACCTACAGCGGGGTGGAGTGGCCCACCAAAAAATCGCTGGGGCGCACCACCTTTACCCCTGATGATGTGGCGAACCGCGCCCTGGCAGGTGATTTCCGGCTGGTGCTGTTTTACCACAACGGCAAACAGGTGCAGCAGACACCGCTGGAACGGATGGCAAGCCTGATGGAGCAGCCGGTCCGTCCAGCGGTACGCTAG
- a CDS encoding zinc-ribbon domain-containing protein, whose product MSKIRVSCPHCSFSREVVADQLPDQPVQATCPKCKQVFEFDKASAPVVSPVPAPVMTPPPPAGGAAAPPSPPPLPPPLPENNHAAGGGNTKGRVSRELLTVAELFEATWELYKQRWLVLLGIFIATAVACVVPPVLVSLGMGGMAKSSFSGLAALIMSFGVAVCLSLLIACWGMAAALSAAVDERLGFNDSFHRAKSCWISLAWVSTLYSFIAGGASLLFLIPGILTAIWFFACPYLVVAEETRGMEALLKSKALVDGRFWPVTGRLVLVWLLGMLPGTIPFIGVILSLLLAPFSMLYTVILYRNLSETAGTVSYSSSDGTKAAWLLLGLAGYILVPLLIFFALGAAIVDNFMPMFNMMLQQGRPPHILSIDPATIRLLFSP is encoded by the coding sequence ATGTCCAAGATTCGAGTCAGTTGTCCGCACTGTTCCTTCAGCCGCGAAGTCGTGGCTGACCAACTGCCGGACCAGCCGGTACAGGCAACCTGTCCCAAATGCAAGCAGGTCTTTGAGTTTGACAAGGCATCCGCACCGGTTGTGTCTCCCGTGCCTGCTCCGGTCATGACCCCGCCACCACCGGCGGGGGGAGCTGCGGCACCGCCATCACCCCCGCCACTGCCACCGCCATTGCCCGAAAACAATCATGCGGCAGGAGGGGGGAACACTAAGGGGCGTGTCTCCCGTGAACTGCTGACGGTTGCGGAACTGTTTGAGGCGACCTGGGAACTGTACAAACAACGCTGGCTGGTGCTGCTGGGCATTTTTATTGCCACGGCAGTCGCCTGTGTGGTCCCCCCCGTGTTGGTATCCCTTGGCATGGGCGGCATGGCCAAGAGCTCCTTCAGTGGTCTGGCGGCGCTGATCATGTCATTTGGTGTGGCAGTCTGCCTTAGTCTCCTGATTGCCTGCTGGGGGATGGCAGCGGCGCTCAGTGCGGCAGTTGATGAGAGGCTGGGGTTCAATGATTCCTTTCACCGTGCCAAAAGCTGCTGGATATCCCTGGCCTGGGTGTCGACGCTCTACAGCTTTATCGCGGGGGGAGCCTCACTCCTGTTTCTGATCCCCGGCATTCTGACCGCTATCTGGTTCTTTGCCTGCCCCTATCTGGTGGTGGCTGAGGAGACCCGTGGAATGGAAGCCCTGCTGAAGAGCAAGGCATTGGTGGATGGCCGTTTCTGGCCGGTGACCGGGCGTCTGGTGCTGGTCTGGCTGCTGGGGATGCTGCCGGGGACGATACCGTTCATCGGTGTCATTCTCTCACTGCTGCTGGCGCCGTTCAGCATGCTGTATACCGTTATTCTCTATCGCAATCTGAGTGAAACTGCCGGAACCGTCAGCTATTCATCAAGCGACGGCACCAAGGCGGCCTGGCTGCTGCTCGGTCTGGCCGGGTACATCCTGGTGCCGCTGCTGATCTTCTTCGCGCTGGGGGCAGCCATTGTGGATAACTTCATGCCGATGTTCAACATGATGCTGCAGCAGGGCCGGCCACCGCATATCCTGAGTATTGATCCTGCAACGATCAGGCTGCTGTTTTCCCCGTAG
- the rrtA gene encoding rhombosortase, with product MRSTHSQTALTAWLVTAASAAAATLFPWRWSLDRSLVEQGEWWRLITGHFVHLSWQHYLYDLTALGVTLALCTAIGLRSATIAKTALLSAGTVSATLLLSHPVDIYGGVSGITAGLLSLGTLGIINKGAWFSGATLSVCLLLKILLELHGIAVSAIAPVWQAHAAGAATGIMIAASSLKQPTKPVSSGYGSTTGSIDSISTR from the coding sequence ATGCGCAGCACGCATTCGCAGACAGCACTGACCGCTTGGCTTGTTACGGCAGCCAGTGCAGCGGCGGCCACGCTTTTCCCGTGGCGGTGGTCACTGGATCGCTCCCTGGTCGAACAGGGCGAATGGTGGCGGCTCATCACGGGACACTTTGTCCATCTCAGCTGGCAGCACTACCTGTATGACCTGACGGCACTCGGCGTGACCCTGGCACTCTGCACAGCCATCGGCCTGCGCAGCGCCACCATCGCGAAAACGGCATTGCTATCGGCAGGCACGGTATCGGCAACCTTGCTGCTCAGCCACCCGGTTGATATCTATGGAGGAGTTTCCGGCATCACGGCCGGGCTCCTCTCACTGGGTACGTTAGGGATAATCAACAAGGGCGCATGGTTTTCCGGTGCCACGCTTTCCGTCTGCCTGCTACTCAAAATACTGTTGGAGCTGCACGGGATAGCAGTATCAGCGATAGCACCCGTCTGGCAGGCCCATGCTGCCGGTGCAGCCACGGGCATCATGATCGCCGCCTCCTCCCTAAAACAGCCGACAAAACCCGTCTCCAGCGGGTACGGCAGCACAACCGGCAGTATTGACTCCATTTCCACGAGGTAG
- the rhlP gene encoding rhombotarget lipoprotein (RhlP (RHombo-target LipoProtein) is a family of predicted lipoproteins that, in general, co-occurs with a form of rhombosortase, and that has an apparent cleavage site for that enzyme, a GlyGly motif, near the C-terminus.), translating to MKYPAIILVACFVFCSGCASYNSGLRTVQKQSNLASFLFSCNQPQTPAQKAPLQLPARVGVAFVPGDPASSNLPETTKKEVIETVRAQLAKHTKYVAGAQAIPSIYLTPRGGVQNLEQVAQQFGVDVIVILGANQFQKHERNSLAALLDVTIIGQYLIPGNTVDTATVLEAAVYHVPSRALIFRTDGANKKRSRSTRYGSSQTAQNDAADSILDASKKLVVSIGEALVGFEKFDAATAQEIQPLPTSATNTVNEQKNYWDKANRYRSSGGGSFDLIWIALTGAGLLCAARIRRQH from the coding sequence ATGAAATACCCAGCAATCATCCTGGTGGCCTGTTTTGTCTTTTGTTCCGGTTGTGCAAGCTACAACAGCGGCCTTCGCACCGTCCAGAAGCAGAGCAACCTGGCATCATTTCTCTTCAGCTGCAACCAGCCTCAGACGCCTGCGCAGAAAGCCCCGCTACAGCTGCCTGCCAGAGTTGGTGTCGCCTTTGTCCCCGGTGACCCGGCATCATCAAACCTCCCTGAAACCACGAAGAAAGAGGTGATTGAGACGGTCAGGGCACAGCTCGCCAAGCATACCAAATATGTAGCCGGGGCCCAGGCAATTCCCTCCATCTACCTGACGCCCAGAGGCGGGGTGCAGAACCTGGAGCAGGTTGCACAACAGTTTGGTGTCGATGTTATCGTTATCCTGGGAGCCAACCAGTTCCAGAAACATGAACGCAACTCATTGGCGGCACTGCTTGATGTAACCATCATAGGCCAGTACCTGATCCCCGGAAACACGGTGGATACCGCCACTGTCCTGGAGGCGGCGGTGTACCATGTACCCTCACGGGCACTGATTTTCCGCACCGACGGTGCCAACAAAAAGAGATCCCGTTCCACACGCTACGGTTCTTCGCAAACAGCTCAAAATGATGCAGCCGACAGCATTCTGGATGCCTCAAAGAAACTGGTGGTGTCCATAGGCGAAGCGCTGGTCGGTTTTGAAAAATTTGATGCCGCCACAGCACAGGAAATCCAGCCGCTGCCCACCTCTGCCACCAATACCGTCAACGAACAGAAAAATTACTGGGACAAGGCAAACAGATACCGTTCTTCCGGCGGCGGATCGTTTGATCTCATCTGGATAGCCCTGACAGGAGCAGGATTGCTATGCGCAGCACGCATTCGCAGACAGCACTGA